From one Neovison vison isolate M4711 chromosome 1, ASM_NN_V1, whole genome shotgun sequence genomic stretch:
- the SUB1 gene encoding activated RNA polymerase II transcriptional coactivator p15: MPKSKELVSSSSSGSDSDSEVDKKLKRKKQVTPEKPVKKQKTGETSRALSSSKQSSSSRDDNMFQIGKMRYVSVRDFKGKVLIDIREYWMDPEGEMKPGRKGISLNPEQWSQLKEQISDIDDAVRKL, encoded by the exons atgcCTAAATCAAAGGAACTTGTTTCTTCAAGCTCTTCTGGCAGCGATTCTGACAGTGAGGTTGACAAAAAG ttaaAGAGGAAAAAGCAAGTTACTCCGGAGAAACCTGTGAAGAAACAAAAGACTGGTGAAACTTCAAGAGCCCTGTCATCCTCtaagcagagcagcagcagcagagatgATAACATGTTCCAG aTTGGGAAAATGAGGTACGTCAGTGTTCGGGACTTTAAAGGGAAAGTCCTAATTGATATTAGAGAATATTGGATGGATCCGGAAGGTGAAATGAAACCTGGAAGAAAAG GTATTTCTTTAAATCCCGAGCAATGGAGCCAACTGAAGGAACAGATTTCGGACATTGATGATGCAgtaagaaaactgtaa